The sequence AGGATAAAGGAGAACCTGAGGAGGTTGATCCACTGAGACGCCGACCAGCCGCAGGATGAGGTGAGacaaccagctgctgctgctttctgattatttaaatgcaaacatttctaaTTATTCAAgcttaataacaataaatttatAGAGGAACAACAGAGGGCTGAACAACATCCCAtcctgaccagaaccagaaccagaactagaaccagaactatttcctttaaaaacatcaaacggCTCTCAGTTCTGATGACGTGACGACCGCTGTTATTATCTAAACTAATAACTATCTAAACTAATAACTATCTAAACTAATAACTATCTAAACTAATAACTATCTAAACTAATAACTATCTAAACCCAGATTTTTATTCCAGCTGTTAGTCAGAGGACTTCGAATGGATTGagtctgatgttttgttttttaagtgtcCAGATTGTTTCTAGGTTCGTTTTCCTCTTCAGCAGAGTTTTAGAACAGAGACGTAGTTTTGGTTCATAAAGTTATTATGTCACAATAACAGCAGATTAAAGCAGAAATTCACCACTGGCTCATAAACGCCTCGCATCAAGTTTACAGGAAAAGCTGCTGCCGTCCGCGTCGTCATGGTAACCAGTCTGCTACCTGCCGAGACCGGTGGGAGAGAAAGATCTAGAGAATAAAGATCTAGAACCAGAGGGTCCGAGGACGGAGCCTTGGGGAACcccagtgacctctgacctctggatGAGACGTTTCCTGTTGAAACAGAGAAATCCCAGTTCTTCACATCGGACTGGAACCAGTTCAGAACCAGGAACCAGTAAAGTTCTGGACTGGAGAGTCCGACCCAGTTCTCCAGTCGGTTCAGTGAcatgatcagaaccagaaccagctctgTGTTAATATGGAAGTCATTGAACTCTTTGACTAGGCCGGTCTCAGTGCTGGGGTAACCATGGAAACTAGACTCAAAGCGGCTGTTTAACAGGTTTCCCAGTAACGGTGCTGATGAACGGCAGGTTGGAGACGGGCCTGTAATCGGTCCAGATGGTTCTGAGTATCAGAGGTTTGAAATCTGCTGGTTTAAAGAACCTGATGATTCAGATCAACGACAGACTGAACGTCCAGAGGGACGATGTGGGTCGGACGTCCAGAGGGACGATGTGGGTCGGACGTCCAGAGGGACGATGTGGGTCGGACGTccagccagcagggggagccgAATGGATTAATGTCTGGAGTTGGTTGAGTTTTGACTTTCATGTTGGATCACAGCTTCGGTCTCTCTTTGTAGATTTCAGTGAACTTGGAGTTGAGGTTTCACTAGTGGAGCAGATCTCCACCCAGATTTCTCTTTACCTGGACGGGcatcctgctgctgcctcacagAGGTCACAGGTCAGGGCAGAGTGCAGCTGATAAGAGCTGTGATGTCATTAacagaacattttgtgaaaacGTCTCCTTAACCAGGTGAGTCATTGTGTCTGTAAAGATAACAGAACTGAGCAGACAGAGACAGCAGCTACTATCTACAACCTGACTGATGATCAGGTCCAGACTTTGACCTCTACGTGTTAACAGGTTGAGTCAGACTGAAGTTTGGAAATACATCACAGTTTTCTATCTGGTAGGTTGTAAACCAGGTGTTTCCCACAATAAAGCTTATCAACACAAAGTATCCCATCGTGTCTCTGGCTGGAGGTTCAGGTGCATGTGgctgttctgctgctgttggctaACTTCTGTTTAATGTCCCGTCAGTTCTGCTCAGAGTCTGGAGGACAAACTGGAGGCCCTGCAGAGCCACTTCACCTGGGATCTCCAATCCTCCAGGTCCAAACTGACCGACCTGAGGATCCGACTGGAGGACGTCGGTACAGATGAGGGGAACTTCTGGCTGGGTCACATCTACAACCTGCTGGGCTTCATCCAGTACCAGCTGGGCTCCTCTGAAGACGCCCTGAAGCTCTTCAACCGGGCCACTGAGACCTTCAGGCAGAAAAACGCTGATGAAGGTCCCTGGTTGATGGTGAACTTTGGGAATCTGGCCTGGCTGCACCATCACCTGGGAGAAGATGAGAAGAGTGAAGACTACCTGTCAAAGGTCGACGGTCTGATGAGGAGATACCCAGCTCCACCTGAGTTAGAGCGCCACCCAGAGGTCTTAGCTGAGAAGGCCTGGACCCTGATGAAGTTTAATAAAGAGAAGAAGCTGGAGGCTGCAGAGCTCTTCCAGGGAGCCATCCGGATGCAGCCGGACATCGTGGAGTGGCAGAGCAGCTACGCCATACTGTCAACAGAGTTCCTCACAAAACGCCAGATCATCTTAGAGCCTGAAGACTTTGAGAGACTGAAATCAGCTAAAGAACAAGATCCAGGTAACTTATATGTTGCTGCTCTTTATCTGGAGGCcaaagctgcaggaggagaacaAATCCAGGATGAAGCAAGAGAGTTGGCTGGTAGGATTCTGGAGAGACCTCCGAGCAGTTACAATGGAAACAGGCCGTTACTGCGTCTGTATAGAAACCAAATCTCTAAAGATGAAGCTGTTCAATTAGCTGAAGAGGCCCTGAGGAGACATCCCAACTCacgatatttaaaaaaatctgctgctaTCTGCCACACGAAGAGCATCCTTTATCCAGACCACCAGGAACTCCAACCTTCCTGCATCGTGGTGAACCGAGCCATCAGTCTGTGGGAGGAAATGATGGCAGCTTATGGTGACTCTTCTCTTAGACGACAAATAACTCTAGCAGAATTATATTCAAAGGTAAACCAAGAGAAATCTCATCAGATTTACAAAGGGCTGCTGAGGGAAGATCTGGatccagagagaaaacagattcTTTACAGCTGCTAcgcaaaacatttattcttcGTTAGAAAGCAGAGCCGCAAGTCAACAGTTTACCACATGAGGGCAGCAGAGATCCCGGTAGAATCGAACTATCGACAGAAAAGCATTACAGAGCTGGAGAAGACCATCAGAAGAACCAGAAACCCTGAACTGATTGAAGAAATAGAAAATCTTCTGACCAACCTGAGGAATTCAGCCTGCAGCTCAGAATCAGTGAATATTGAAGACCTGAACCTGAAGATCATATAAAATCTGCATGACGTTCCAGACATGAACAGAGTCacttcaaatgatttttaacTCTGTAAAATCCAGTAAAATGATGAATAATGTTTTATCACATTGTTCAACCTGTtttgaaaatctgcagaataaagCCTTGACTTTGAGGAAATGAAGTTTCTCTTATTTTCtaaagagctgcagctgaaaccAAAGCTGGTTCTGACTAAATATCCACACACATGTCTGTGTTCAGTCTGAGGGAGGAGGACCGGCTCCGTTCAGAGAGAACAGAACGCAGCCCTCAGCTGAGCCGACCCACTGGctgagctacagcagcagatggCTTCCTCCCAGCGCCGCCTGCTCCCATCTGACCTCATTTTAACGGAGATCTTCCTAAAAACGACCAAAGAAAAACGTTGTGTCTGGACAGAGATGAGTTAGTTTAGAATAATCAGTTTAGGTTTTGCTTCGCTGTTAGACACAAAGTAGCGGCTCTAACAGAACCAGTTTGGGTCCAAACCGGCCGCAGAGTTTAGGATGTGAACTGTTTTAAAAGGTCACTGGGTGAGAAAGAGAGATGTGTTTAGAAATCAGGACAGaagtcaaaatgtaaagtttttatcACCATGAATGATGATCCTCGTTCCCATCACGAGAAAGGAAGAACATCAGGAATTCACATTATCTGGACTCTGGGAGgataaatcagaccaaacattcaccaagattatttcacttctgaACTGGATTATTTAGtaaaatctagttttttttccttctggtcCAGAGGAGACATCCTGACTCTCCATATGAGAAAAGGTCGGCTGCAAAGTGCTACACTAAACAGATTTTATCTCATCGCAGCAATTCTGACCCCAGAAGGATCACAGAAGCAATCAGTCTGTGGGAGGAAGTGATTGCTGCTTATCCTGAATCCTCCCTTCAAGAAACTTTAGACTTACAGACAAAGGGAGACAATATGagggtttattttaataacaaagaTTTTATATCTCACTTatgattttactgatttataAATTAGCTTCAGATGATTGTGTGTTAAACTGTTTAATGTGGTTAAAATCATTGAAAGAGCCTGATGGATCCAAACCTATGAGTGTTTCTGCCTCCAAATCATCGACatacttttatttatctgttctGAACATCAGgaagttttattgtgaaatatgaACATGCAGCTCAGATATGTCAACAATTAGCTATGCTAAAGCTCTTATTCTGGGAAAGACTTTCCACTTGCAATGTGCTAATAGCGAGCTAATTGTTCTCTTAGCGCTTTAGCGTTAGCGGAATAGCTTTGAGGCGTTTTGTGTTTACGTCTACACTTCCTGCTGGAACAAAGATGGTAAAGAATGAACATTATTAGAAATGATGAATATGTTCAACACTGTTCTGAAATAAAGAATTATAACTCTGATCCATGAGATGTGAAATCTGTGAATTTCTCTCCAACTTTACCAAATGAGGTCAAACTAAAGTGAAGATGTGACATTTTGATGGTTTAATGccttaaataaaaagaatacatTAAATTGTCTGgatctataaagaaaaaaaattatataagcATGTACAATTTTGAGCCATTATTATGTTTCTAAGAGATGAATTTCTtgatattttctgcaaataccAGAGTAACTTTTAGCTCTAGCTGCTccgtcgccccctgctggtgagatgctttgtgttttagaaaagggttaaaatacttttatctttAGTCAGGAATTTGTTTGGCATAAAAAAATCCCCCGGAGCCAAACCCTGCAGACTCAGAGGCTGAACTTCATCATTCATGATCCTCCACTGGGCCGTAAAGCCGAGACATCGTCCACTTTGTTACTGGAGTCCAGTTTCTGTTCTctgctggagcagctgaagaggagaaactgtaaaacatgactttgtaatttaaccaCTGAGAACTAGAAAATAAGAGTCTGAAGTTAAAGTTTCCATTCAGTCGTTCTGGTTAAGTTTCTATTTCCAACAAAGCAAACAGACAATAAACTCCAGCCTCCCTGAATGGTTAAACTGGTGTTTTCTCCTGCCGAGCCTCATTCAGTCGGACTCTGACGTCCTGCAGTCCAACATATTTAAGAGTCTCTGAGTTCAGATTGAGACGTTTCAGGATTACCTGATTCCCACAAacatataaactaaatatttatatagcactaaatatgtttttagttatttattgaaacaaacTACAATTTATCTCCTTACACAAATCATAATTTATAATTTCTAGTTTCTCATGTTTTATGCCAAATTTGATGCtttttgtactaaaaaaaatatttgaaatgatttcaCTTTTAGCtcataatgagaaaaaaaacatcaaacccAAAGTaacagcagagagcagcaggagaCTGAGATTTATCTGCACTGCAtcacacagtaacacacacagtGAAACACACGCAGTgacacacacagtgacacacacacacactgtgacacacacacacacacacagtgacacacacagtgacacacagtgacacacacacacgcagtgacacacacacagtgacacacacacagtgacacacacacagtgacacacacacagtgacacacacacacagtgacacacacagtgacacacacacacagtgacacacacagtgacacacacacacacacacacagtgacacacacagtgacacacacacacacagtgacacacacacacacagtgacacacacagtgacacacacacacacacacacagtgacacacacacagtgacacacacacacacacagtgacacacagTGACACACTACTGGGTCATTCAGACCACAAGAGCCTGAATGACCAAACTACACAGAAACGTTTTCACTCAGTTTATTGTCCTGATTCTCATGAACAGCAGATCCACATTTCAGAATCTCTGTTGGCTCTAATATGAATATTTGATAAGGAGTCACATGAATAATTCAATCAATAATTAATAGTCAAAAACAAACGGAGCTCTGACTATGAAAAGACTTCagtcaatcatccatccattttctgttcacccttcatCCCTCATGgtgtcaggagggttgctggttcctctccagctgcgtcccgggtgagaggcggggtcacagggtcacctggacaggtcatcagtctgtcgcagggcctTCAGTCAATAAGTTAGAAACATTTCCTGAttgattaaaaacttttttctttcagatttaattttatcactaaaagagaaaaaacaattttatctggaatcaaaaacattttgtcttagTTTGAActaaaggtcaaagttcagtgGTTTTGTTGCTTCATGTTCTCTTTAATCATCAGAGAAATCCAACCAAAGCAGCTGTGGGATCCAGGGACACGATAAaccaggaaacattttaaatacattaaaatgacaaactttaGGTGCTTTTtatgaagctaaaaataaaaataaatacaaggaGAAAATTCTATGCTGATGAAACTCAAACTCAACTTTAGTTTCTTTGAATACATGAAACAAACTGAATACTGAACATTACTGCTCTTTACTactttattctgtatttttaatcaaagtgtgAATCTATCAGTTAACTTCATAAACCTGAGTGATTTATTAAACCAGGGATTAAACTAGTTAAAtcaaccaaaacagaaacagatcaaATCTTTACAGtacaataaatctgttaaacacaaacacacatgaagATACATGAGAAACTTCAGGAACTTTTTCTAAAACTACAGAACAAAGtagaaaaactttgtaaaaaaaaaacctaaacaaaccAGTGAAATCTTCCAGATGAACagaccttcaaaataagagcttcAGATTAAAACCAGAGGAATAATCTGTTATTCTGCATGCAGTCAGAGATTCATGACTGAAATGATTCTTTTTACAGTTCAGACTGAAGCCGAGAAATTATCTCTGatattatttacatattaaaataCTCCCATCATCAGGTCAtaattttaatggaaaacaaattaatccaCTGAACAAAACTTTATGAAAAGTGTTTTAGTAACGTATGAAGTGGAATTCCATCATTCTCATTTGGTAAATTAGGATTTtaaatccagaaataaacttacacaattataaagaaaacaattatctCTAAAGGGTTTTTCCCAAACTGCTTAAAGTCCATGTTCCTGTCAGTTAACGACCCACAATCCTTCACTGCATCACATGATCAGAAACAGACCGTTCCTCtgcaaacacaaatcaaactttGATCTTTGGTTTCAAAGGACGtcttttaaaattcagattaatttcatGCAGTTTGTcgtttcatttctttgttttcagacaaacattgtttttgttgccctgaaataaaaagtacatgAATTTCATATGTTAAAGTTCAACACAGGAGTTTTACTCTTGTAACAGGaaagtttcttcattttaactTCAAGCATTTAAAAGTAATCAGATCTGATTAGAAATGGCTGAAGCTTCATTCCGGTGGCTGAAACGTTGAAGGTTTCTGCTGTGAGTGGGCGGCCATGTGGCCAGTCAGGTCAGCACTGTGAGAGAAACACACACCACAGACCTCACACGCAAAGCCCTTCTCACCTACGTGAACCTTCATGTGAGTTACTACGTTATTCTTCTGAACAAAACGTTTCCCGCAGATGTGACACGAGAAAGGCCTCTCCcctgtgtgagttctcatgtgaacAGTGTACTGGTAGCTTTGAATGAAACCTTTCCCACAGATCTTACAGGAGAAacgcttctcacctgtgtgagttcttatatgattatataaataaaactggttgaAACTTTTACCACAAATTTGGCAAAAAGCTCGATTCCCAACTCTGTGCCTCTTTCCTTTAGCTCTGCCTCTGGTACTCTGCTTCCACCCTTCAGCTCTGCTTGGCCCGGAGTCTCCATCCTCGCTTTGGTTTTGGTTTCGGTTCTCGGCTACATGATAGCTCTGAGACGAGCGCTGGTCTGTGTCAGTCTGCTGATTCAGAACAAGCTGCTCTTCAACCTGACTGATCCAGATTTCACCGTCTTCCTCCTTCAACTGCAGAAGTTCTGGTTCCTCCAGAACAAGTGTCATCTGTGGTGGGTCTGATTCCTCTCTTTCTGTCGTCATCTGCCATTGTTCTGGTTTCTCTTGGTCCAAACTGAAGTCAGAATCCTGCCGACCCGTCTGGACGTCCTTCTCctgacctgagagttctggacaAACAAAATCCtcattaatctgattaaaaggATCCCTGCAGAAAGCTGAGAGCCAATATTCATGTAACTGTAGATAACAGGTTTTAACcaatattaaatgtg comes from Gambusia affinis linkage group LG10, SWU_Gaff_1.0, whole genome shotgun sequence and encodes:
- the LOC122838109 gene encoding gastrula zinc finger protein XlCGF8.2DB-like — protein: MCSVEPLREFIRERLTAAAEEIFTQLEKTIVRYEEEIDRQRRLLDLTWRPRVSLQRAELSGQEKDVQTGRQDSDFSLDQEKPEQWQMTTEREESDPPQMTLVLEEPELLQLKEEDGEIWISQVEEQLVLNQQTDTDQRSSQSYHVAENRNQNQSEDGDSGPSRAEGWKQSTRGRAKGKRHRVGNRAFCQICGKSFNQFYLYNHIRTHTGEKRFSCKICGKGFIQSYQYTVHMRTHTGERPFSCHICGKRFVQKNNVVTHMKVHVGEKGFACEVCGVCFSHSADLTGHMAAHSQQKPSTFQPPE
- the LOC122838085 gene encoding interferon-induced protein with tetratricopeptide repeats 2-like, whose amino-acid sequence is MSSAQSLEDKLEALQSHFTWDLQSSRSKLTDLRIRLEDVGTDEGNFWLGHIYNLLGFIQYQLGSSEDALKLFNRATETFRQKNADEGPWLMVNFGNLAWLHHHLGEDEKSEDYLSKVDGLMRRYPAPPELERHPEVLAEKAWTLMKFNKEKKLEAAELFQGAIRMQPDIVEWQSSYAILSTEFLTKRQIILEPEDFERLKSAKEQDPGNLYVAALYLEAKAAGGEQIQDEARELAGRILERPPSSYNGNRPLLRLYRNQISKDEAVQLAEEALRRHPNSRYLKKSAAICHTKSILYPDHQELQPSCIVVNRAISLWEEMMAAYGDSSLRRQITLAELYSKVNQEKSHQIYKGLLREDLDPERKQILYSCYAKHLFFVRKQSRKSTVYHMRAAEIPVESNYRQKSITELEKTIRRTRNPELIEEIENLLTNLRNSACSSESVNIEDLNLKII